In Candidatus Hydrogenedentota bacterium, the genomic stretch ACAGTAACCGGCGCAGCCTGCACCGTATCTTTGAGCAGCTTGACGCCGTCTTTACGGTTGAAAAAGAATTGACCCATGAGCACTGGGTAGAAAAGCCCGCTTCACCTCACCAAGACGGCGGCGGCATCTAAAGCCTTTCTTACTTAGGGCGTATAAAAAAAGCCACACCTATGAGGCGCTAAAAGCGGCCTGCACTAGGTGTGGCAGAAGATTGAAGTGTAGGGATTAATTCAGGTCAGGATTATTCTTTTCCCATTGGTCAAATTCGGTCACCTTATGGAAATAGATACCGAAGATATAGCCGATGACGAACATGAGTATATGACCGAGCATTCCTGCATAGTAGCTGTGTATGGGTGAAATGAGTATATCAGGCAGCCAACCCAGTTGCGATAATACCATCCACAACGAAAAGATTAGCGTGAAGGCAATACCGAGCAGGATACTGCGGTCGTCGCCCCTTTTGGTAAAAAAGCCTAGCAAATAAATACCGAGCAAGCCGCCCGCCGTCAAGGCCGTTAAAATAGTGGCACTGTCCTGCAGCGTACTGCTTTGTAGATATTGTAATAGTGCCGCGCCCACCAACATCAAAACGGACATGGCAAAACCGACGCCCTTCGCCAACAGTACATAGTGCCGATCGGTCTTATCGGGGGCGATATGGCGTTTGTAAACGTCTACGAGACTAACGGCAGAGGTGGCGTTAATACTGCCGGATAGACTGGACATGGCCGCCGCAAGTACCGCAGCGATGACCAATCCCGATACACCTGCAGGCAGGTAGTTAATAATGAAGTAGGGCAAGATCTGCTCTGCCTTTGCACCTGCTGCGCCGGTCAGCATGGCGGAGGCTTCCGGGGTGGGCAGTAATTGGAAGAAGACCCAAAGTGTGGTGCCGATAAACATAAATAACGCCCAGGTGGGAACGCTGAACAGACAGCAGACCCAGATGGCGACACGGGCTTGTTTGGCGTCTCGTGCTGATGCATATTTCTGGATAACGTTTTGGTTGCTGCTGTATTCAGCGAGCCAGTTGCCGAGCCCCACAAGCAGAAAGAGGGAGATGGTCTTTTTTGTAAAGTCGGGGCTGAACTGAATGGTTTCAAGAACACCTTCAGCATTGAGATCCATCATGGAAAACTTGCCTGCTTCTGATGCCATAGAAATGACCTGACCCACGCCGCCGGGGATCGCACGCAAGGCAACATACAAGGTGCCCAGCCCGCCGATCCATAATACAACAGACTGAATAAAGTCCGTCCACATTACGGCTTGGATACCTCCCAGTACGGTGTAGAAGGAGGTCACGAGTCCGCCGATTAAAATGCAGTAATATACGTTCAATCCTGTCATTTCGTGGAAAAGTACGGAGACGAGAAAGAGAATCAGGCTGACGCGAATAACTTGCGAAATGATGAAAGCAACAGCGGCATAGAGGCGGGTTTTAGGCCCGAAGCGAACTTCAAGAAATTCATAGGCGGACACGATGCGCGTGCGGCGGAAAAAGGGGAGAAAGAATAAGGCGGCGATAAAAACAGCGATGGGCAACATGACATTGGGGGTCATG encodes the following:
- a CDS encoding sodium/solute symporter (Members of the Solute:Sodium Symporter (SSS), TC 2.A.21 as described in tcdb.org, catalyze solute:Na+ symport. Known solutes for members of the family include sugars, amino acids, nucleosides, inositols, vitamins, urea or anions, depending on the system.) encodes the protein MSNFTMWDYGILILYFASMAALGPLFAHKGKTTEGYFLGDRSFPGWLIGFSMFATSISSVTFMAYPADAFKTAWYRMTPNVMLPIAVFIAALFFLPFFRRTRIVSAYEFLEVRFGPKTRLYAAVAFIISQVIRVSLILFLVSVLFHEMTGLNVYYCILIGGLVTSFYTVLGGIQAVMWTDFIQSVVLWIGGLGTLYVALRAIPGGVGQVISMASEAGKFSMMDLNAEGVLETIQFSPDFTKKTISLFLLVGLGNWLAEYSSNQNVIQKYASARDAKQARVAIWVCCLFSVPTWALFMFIGTTLWVFFQLLPTPEASAMLTGAAGAKAEQILPYFIINYLPAGVSGLVIAAVLAAAMSSLSGSINATSAVSLVDVYKRHIAPDKTDRHYVLLAKGVGFAMSVLMLVGAALLQYLQSSTLQDSATILTALTAGGLLGIYLLGFFTKRGDDRSILLGIAFTLIFSLWMVLSQLGWLPDILISPIHSYYAGMLGHILMFVIGYIFGIYFHKVTEFDQWEKNNPDLN